The Nitrospirales bacterium genome includes a window with the following:
- a CDS encoding M6 family metalloprotease domain-containing protein — MATPFTGKTFTFTQPDGSTVEVRGWGDQHYAVFETLDGYTLMKNPRTGFFEVAQLSSDGTSLEPAPGPPGNLDGDRLPVQRGLRITRDAARAQGLEGALRLGGRRCDQRREERKTFARMARMMPGAVFAPPKRETVGDFVGLCLLIDFPDESGAISRDEVERFCNETGYSGFGNNGSVSDYFFDNSIGRCRYTNIVADYYRAQHPKSFYTDPNIQQGVRARQLIVEALTHLKNQSFDFTSLTADNEGFVYAMNVYYAGDVVNNWAEGLWPHAWHLATPIELAPGIAAFDYQFTDMSRELSLGTFCHENGHMLCDYPDLYDYGSESSGVGAYCLMCAGGNINEKNPVHISAYLKRLSGWANSVTTIKHDEDIELAAGTNDFALHAKSSGEYFIVENRQKAGRDVALPDEGLAFWHVDEEGSNNNEQMTPSQHYELSLEQANGQFRFERSRGLYGDSTDLYGRVNKRFADSTSPSSRWWDGTASNLDVFEISDPGSTVRFRTKLFDDGSVVRPIVRESSPGLSIPDNTGAGISDKITVDQDAVIAGVKVMLDITHTYRGDLRVTLVTPWGEEIRLHERHQGGSSDHILETIDESDLQVLATLHGRSVKGDWGLIVQDLAPADIGVLNRWGLEFATSESSQGQIVLEESPGTHIPDNDPVGIQRNLSTSSQGQVANVEVSVNITHTYIGDLRVSLLSPDGTEVPLRSQSGGSGDNVIETYTTATTPTLGDLAGQSINGTWALKVSDNVGQDVGKLNNWQVVIQPVS, encoded by the coding sequence ATGGCCACACCCTTTACCGGTAAAACATTCACATTTACTCAACCCGATGGCTCGACGGTCGAAGTCCGTGGCTGGGGTGATCAGCACTATGCCGTCTTTGAAACACTCGATGGGTATACGTTGATGAAGAACCCGAGGACTGGATTTTTTGAAGTGGCTCAGCTCTCGAGTGACGGAACGAGTTTAGAGCCGGCGCCTGGACCTCCCGGAAATCTCGATGGCGATCGATTGCCCGTTCAACGCGGGTTGCGGATCACGCGCGACGCGGCGCGCGCTCAAGGATTGGAAGGGGCGCTTCGTTTGGGTGGCCGCCGATGTGATCAACGTCGCGAGGAACGGAAAACCTTTGCGCGCATGGCGCGGATGATGCCGGGGGCCGTCTTTGCCCCGCCTAAACGGGAAACCGTGGGGGATTTCGTCGGACTTTGTTTGCTCATTGATTTCCCTGATGAATCGGGAGCGATTTCACGTGATGAAGTGGAGCGCTTCTGCAACGAGACAGGGTACTCAGGTTTTGGCAACAACGGATCAGTGTCTGATTACTTTTTCGACAATTCGATCGGCCGTTGCCGGTATACCAACATCGTGGCCGATTATTATCGAGCTCAACACCCGAAATCCTTTTATACCGATCCCAACATTCAGCAAGGCGTACGGGCACGTCAATTGATCGTCGAAGCTTTAACGCATCTCAAAAACCAAAGCTTTGACTTTACCTCATTGACCGCCGATAACGAGGGGTTTGTCTATGCGATGAATGTGTACTATGCCGGGGATGTCGTCAACAACTGGGCCGAAGGTCTTTGGCCTCACGCATGGCATCTGGCGACGCCGATCGAATTAGCTCCAGGCATTGCAGCTTTTGACTATCAATTTACGGATATGAGTCGGGAGCTTTCGCTTGGCACCTTCTGCCATGAGAACGGCCATATGCTCTGTGACTACCCAGATTTATACGACTACGGCAGTGAGTCGAGTGGTGTGGGCGCCTATTGTCTGATGTGTGCCGGTGGCAATATCAATGAGAAAAACCCTGTCCACATTTCAGCCTACCTAAAACGACTGTCCGGGTGGGCTAATAGCGTGACAACCATCAAGCATGACGAGGACATTGAGCTGGCGGCCGGGACCAACGACTTTGCCTTACATGCCAAGAGCAGTGGAGAATATTTCATCGTTGAAAACCGACAAAAAGCTGGCCGCGATGTCGCCCTTCCGGATGAAGGTCTGGCTTTCTGGCACGTGGATGAAGAGGGAAGTAACAATAACGAACAGATGACACCCAGTCAGCACTACGAATTGTCTTTGGAGCAAGCCAATGGGCAATTTCGATTTGAGCGATCACGTGGTCTTTATGGAGATTCCACCGATCTCTATGGCCGAGTCAATAAACGGTTCGCGGATTCTACCTCCCCCAGTAGCCGGTGGTGGGACGGTACGGCGTCGAACCTTGATGTCTTCGAGATCAGCGATCCCGGGTCAACGGTGCGATTTCGGACAAAGCTGTTCGATGACGGCAGTGTTGTCAGGCCAATCGTGAGAGAGTCTTCTCCCGGCCTCAGTATTCCGGATAATACAGGCGCTGGAATATCCGACAAGATTACCGTCGATCAGGATGCCGTCATCGCCGGAGTCAAGGTAATGCTCGATATCACCCATACGTACCGGGGTGACCTGCGAGTGACGTTGGTGACTCCTTGGGGAGAAGAAATTCGTCTCCATGAACGTCATCAAGGGGGAAGTTCGGATCACATTCTGGAAACGATCGATGAGTCGGACCTGCAGGTCCTGGCTACACTTCATGGTCGAAGTGTCAAAGGCGACTGGGGCTTAATCGTACAGGACTTGGCGCCTGCCGACATCGGTGTCTTGAACCGATGGGGGTTGGAGTTTGCGACGAGTGAGTCCTCTCAGGGACAAATCGTGCTAGAAGAATCTCCCGGGACGCATATACCCGACAATGATCCGGTCGGCATCCAGCGAAACCTTTCAACTTCCTCGCAAGGACAGGTTGCCAATGTGGAGGTCTCTGTCAATATTACCCACACGTATATTGGTGATCTACGGGTGAGCTTGCTCTCGCCAGATGGGACCGAAGTGCCCCTGCGATCACAATCCGGTGGATCGGGCGATAACGTGATTGAAACCTACACAACGGCCACGACTCCTACCTTGGGCGACCTTGCAGGACAATCCATTAACGGGACATGGGCGCTGAAGGTGTCTGACAATGTCGGACAGGATGTCGGGAAGTTAAACAACTGGCAGGTCGTGATCCAACCCGTGTCATAA